Proteins from a single region of Corylus avellana chromosome ca11, CavTom2PMs-1.0:
- the LOC132166720 gene encoding transcription factor MYB3R-1-like isoform X2: MRPLHGRTTGPKRRSTTGKWTAEEDEILRSAVQHYKGKSWKKIAACFKDRTDVQCLHRWQKVLNPELVKGPWTKEEDEVIVQLVNRYGAKKWTTIAEALPGRIGKQCRERWHNHLNPSINKEPWTLEEELALICAHEKCGNKWAELQKFLPGRTDNAIKNHWNSSVKKRLSSYMASGLLEKFQGLPHVGKPRSSSVGMQQIQVDGVEEDETSQCSQGSIEVNCAQFDSGTANAMGNIRTEESDCGKGPNIEQYFLHEAETHGSKDCQFSSHESPNIFVDVSLESLELFGTSEHCKCVNESHDKDCIASQTSAATMENMHVSSEKMDHLLISESDLLEIAFPETGNTRRFFYGNVTEQSNNQDGVTVPMICQSDSRITSALEPCAPLKDAPGGISELEVITSSSNDFIYVDSPDIDADEKDHHMKLDQAKNAPRLVPVDIFSEVSSDINGTFLSRDENAKNLSNSDEAKVASKLAPGDLVGSLNSDSTQTLSSMDNNATTMNTEEQDSGNLFNEPPHFPSLEIPFLNFDLIASGDDMQQAYSPFGIRQLLMHPMNFSSPRSLRESPIHKSTQNAMLNNAAKSFTCTPTIMKKRLHEPLSQVEESKGGKELEKDTNTSAFSLISSFSSLESVLDENGASTMPISPTGELFDSPFDQKVKSEDSIPDKANMDHALDEEKERIVNLAIRMSEKEAGITNSPEKVKKGTMSPKSKINADATVLIPTGVLVERNIDDQLIFSPDRVGHQTTRALSMAVLSPKGQYIIKLDTKSYRGGNLEPSSPKNGKYATPATYTECTPSVKHLEGTSGNAGNDTDIQSFSMFDETPGRKRRIVSPSAWKSPLFINTALPGPRFDMDLTFEDLAYFLSPGMRSYDARGLMKLSEDTSAVFENAWDVLTSNDPEMTSKTVFSDDQNLSGEDNCFLRNEQENMPPGVLGERRHLDFNGCGTPGKSADRKKFPENTNSTSNSSPSSYLMKNCR; the protein is encoded by the exons ATGAGGCCTTTGCATGG GAGGACTACTGGTCCGAAAAGGCGATCGACGACAGGAAAATGGACTGCCGAAGAG GACGAGATATTGCGCAGCGCGGTTCAACATTACAAAGgaaaaagttggaaaaaaatAG CGGCATGTTTCAAAGATCGAACAGATGTGCAGTGCCTGCACAGGTGGCAGAAGGTCTTAAATCCTGAACTCGTCAAAGGTCCATGGACTAAAGAG GAGGATGAGGTAATAGTCCAGTTAGTGAATAGATATGGGGCAAAGAAGTGGACGACCATTGCAGAAGCATTACCTGGACGTATTGGAAAGCAGTGTCGTGAAAG GTGGCATAACCATCTTAATCCTTCCATAAACAAGGAACCGTGGACACTGGAAGAGGAGCTGGCTTTAATTTGTGCTCATGAAAAATGTGGGAACAAGTGGGCTGAGTTACAGAAATTTTTGCCTGGAAG GACAGACAATGCAATAAAAAATCACTGGAACAGCTCTGTGAAAAAGAGGTTGTCATCTTATATGGCTTCGGGATTGCTTGAAAAGTTTCAAGGTCTGCCTCATGTAGGAAAACCTAGGTCATCGTCAGTGGGGATGCAACAGATACAAGTGGATGgggttgaagaagatgaaactTCACAATGTAGTCAAGGATCAATAGAGGTCAATTGCGCCCAATTTGATTCAGGAACAGCAAATGCAATGGGAAATATTAGGACTGAGGAATCTGATTGTGGAAAGGGGCCCAATATTGAGCAATATTTTTTACATGAGGCTGAAACTCATGGAAGTAAGGATTGCCAGTTTAGTTCCCATGAATCGCCCAACATCTTTGTGGATGTATCACTGGAATCATTAGAATTGTTTGGAACATCTGAACACTGTAAATGTGTAAATGAAAGCCATGACAAAGACTGTATTGCGTCACAGACCTCTGCTGCTACAATGGAAAACATGCATGTTTCTTCTGAAAAAATGGATCACTTATTGATATCTGAGAGTGATTTACTTGAGATTGCATTTCCAGAGACGGGGAATACTAGAAGATTTTTTTATGGGAATGTGACAGAACAATCAAATAACCAGGATGGTGTCACAGTTCCAATGATTTGCCAATCTGATTCCCGGATAACTTCTGCTTTGGAGCCATGTGCCCCTCTAAAGGATGCCCCAGGAGGAATTTCGGAATTGGAGGTCATTACAAGTTCAAGCAATGACTTTATCTATGTCGACTCTCCTGATATTGATGCAGATGAAAAAGACCACCATATGAAACTAGACCAGGCAAAGAATGCTCCAAGACTAGTTCCTGTAGATATATTTAGTGAGGTAAGCTCAGATATTAATGGGACCTTTCTGTCCAGAGATGAGAACGCGAAGAATCTTTCTAACTCAGATGAGGCGAAGGTTGCTTCGAAGCTGGCTCCCGGGGATTTAGTTGGTTCATTGAACTCAGATTCTACGCAGACCCTCTCCTCAATGGATAACAATGCTACTACTATGAATACAGAAGAACAGGATTCAGGAAATCTGTTTAATGAACCTCCTCATTTTCCAAGCTTAGAAATTccttttttaaactttgatcTCATAGCATCTGGCGATGATATGCAGCAAGCATATAGTCCCTTTGGGATTCGCCAACTACTGATGCATCCAATGAACTTTTCCTCACCACGCAGCTTACGGGAGTCACCAATTCATAAAAGTACTCAAAATGCTATGTTGAATAATGCTGCCAAGAGCTTCACATGTACGCCGACCATAATGAAAAAGAGATTGCATGAACCTTTGTCACAGGTTGAGGAGTCAAAGGGAGGCAAAGAACTTGAGAAGGACACAAATACAAGCGCATTTAGCTTGATCagtagtttttcttctctgGAATCAGTTTTAGACGAGAATGGGGCTTCCACAATGCCCATCTCGCCTACTGGGGAGCTATTTGATTCTCCATTTGACCAGAAAGTGAAATCGGAAGACTCCATTCCTGATAAAGCTAATATGGACCATGCTCTTGATGAGGAGAAAGAGAGGATTGTGAATTTGGCCATTAGAATGTCAGAGAAAGAGGCCGGAATCACTAATTCTCCAGAGAAGGTTAAGAAGGGTACCATGAGTCCTAAGTCCAAGATAAACGCTGATGCTACCGTTCTAATT CCTACAGGAGTGCTTGTTGAACGGAACATAGATGATCAGCTTATCTTTTCTCCTGATAGAGTCGGACATCAAACAACTAGAGCCTTGAGTATGGCAGTTTTAAGTCCCAAAGGCCAATATATTATAAAGTTGGACACTAAATCATACCGAGGTGGCAATTTAGAGCCATCATCTCCAAAAAATGGAAAGTATGCAACTCCAGCTACGTATACAGAATGCACACCATCAGTAAAGCATCTAGAAGGCACTAGTGGAAATGCTGGGAATGATACTGATATTCAAAGCTTTAGCAT GTTTGACGAGACTCCAGGTAGAAAGAGAAGAATTGTATCTCCATCCGCATGGAAGTCTCCTTTGTTCATAAATACTGCTCTCCCTGGACCAAGATTTGATATGGACCTGACATTTGAG GATCTGGCATACTTTTTGAGCCCTGGGATGAGAAGCTATGATGCCAGAGGGTTGATGAAGCTGAGCGAGGACACTTCTGCTGTATTTGAGAATGCCTGGGACGTTTTGACAAGTAATGATCCTGAAATGACCTCAAAGACAGTATTCTCCGACGACCAAAATTTATCTGGAGAGGACAATTGTTTTCTGCGTAACGAGCAGGAGAATATGCCTCCTGGAGTCTTG GGAGAACGACGCCATCTTGATTTCAATGGATGTGGGACGCCTGGAAAGAGCGCAGACAGAAAGAAATTTCCGGAGAACACAAACTCTACAAGCAATTCAAGCCCATCATCTTATCTGATGAAGAATTGTAGATAG
- the LOC132166720 gene encoding transcription factor MYB3R-1-like isoform X1 has protein sequence MRPLHGRTTGPKRRSTTGKWTAEEDEILRSAVQHYKGKSWKKIAACFKDRTDVQCLHRWQKVLNPELVKGPWTKEEDEVIVQLVNRYGAKKWTTIAEALPGRIGKQCRERWHNHLNPSINKEPWTLEEELALICAHEKCGNKWAELQKFLPGRTDNAIKNHWNSSVKKRLSSYMASGLLEKFQGLPHVGKPRSSSVGMQQIQVDGVEEDETSQCSQGSIEVNCAQFDSGTANAMGNIRTEESDCGKGPNIEQYFLHEAETHGSKDCQFSSHESPNIFVDVSLESLELFGTSEHCKCVNESHDKDCIASQTSAATMENMHVSSEKMDHLLISESDLLEIAFPETGNTRRFFYGNVTEQSNNQDGVTVPMICQSDSRITSALEPCAPLKDAPGGISELEVITSSSNDFIYVDSPDIDADEKDHHMKLDQAKNAPRLVPVDIFSEVSSDINGTFLSRDENAKNLSNSDEAKVASKLAPGDLVGSLNSDSTQTLSSMDNNATTMNTEEQDSGNLFNEPPHFPSLEIPFLNFDLIASGDDMQQAYSPFGIRQLLMHPMNFSSPRSLRESPIHKSTQNAMLNNAAKSFTCTPTIMKKRLHEPLSQVEESKGGKELEKDTNTSAFSLISSFSSLESVLDENGASTMPISPTGELFDSPFDQKVKSEDSIPDKANMDHALDEEKERIVNLAIRMSEKEAGITNSPEKVKKGTMSPKSKINADATVLIPTGVLVERNIDDQLIFSPDRVGHQTTRALSMAVLSPKGQYIIKLDTKSYRGGNLEPSSPKNGKYATPATYTECTPSVKHLEGTSGNAGNDTDIQSFSISRFDETPGRKRRIVSPSAWKSPLFINTALPGPRFDMDLTFEDLAYFLSPGMRSYDARGLMKLSEDTSAVFENAWDVLTSNDPEMTSKTVFSDDQNLSGEDNCFLRNEQENMPPGVLGERRHLDFNGCGTPGKSADRKKFPENTNSTSNSSPSSYLMKNCR, from the exons ATGAGGCCTTTGCATGG GAGGACTACTGGTCCGAAAAGGCGATCGACGACAGGAAAATGGACTGCCGAAGAG GACGAGATATTGCGCAGCGCGGTTCAACATTACAAAGgaaaaagttggaaaaaaatAG CGGCATGTTTCAAAGATCGAACAGATGTGCAGTGCCTGCACAGGTGGCAGAAGGTCTTAAATCCTGAACTCGTCAAAGGTCCATGGACTAAAGAG GAGGATGAGGTAATAGTCCAGTTAGTGAATAGATATGGGGCAAAGAAGTGGACGACCATTGCAGAAGCATTACCTGGACGTATTGGAAAGCAGTGTCGTGAAAG GTGGCATAACCATCTTAATCCTTCCATAAACAAGGAACCGTGGACACTGGAAGAGGAGCTGGCTTTAATTTGTGCTCATGAAAAATGTGGGAACAAGTGGGCTGAGTTACAGAAATTTTTGCCTGGAAG GACAGACAATGCAATAAAAAATCACTGGAACAGCTCTGTGAAAAAGAGGTTGTCATCTTATATGGCTTCGGGATTGCTTGAAAAGTTTCAAGGTCTGCCTCATGTAGGAAAACCTAGGTCATCGTCAGTGGGGATGCAACAGATACAAGTGGATGgggttgaagaagatgaaactTCACAATGTAGTCAAGGATCAATAGAGGTCAATTGCGCCCAATTTGATTCAGGAACAGCAAATGCAATGGGAAATATTAGGACTGAGGAATCTGATTGTGGAAAGGGGCCCAATATTGAGCAATATTTTTTACATGAGGCTGAAACTCATGGAAGTAAGGATTGCCAGTTTAGTTCCCATGAATCGCCCAACATCTTTGTGGATGTATCACTGGAATCATTAGAATTGTTTGGAACATCTGAACACTGTAAATGTGTAAATGAAAGCCATGACAAAGACTGTATTGCGTCACAGACCTCTGCTGCTACAATGGAAAACATGCATGTTTCTTCTGAAAAAATGGATCACTTATTGATATCTGAGAGTGATTTACTTGAGATTGCATTTCCAGAGACGGGGAATACTAGAAGATTTTTTTATGGGAATGTGACAGAACAATCAAATAACCAGGATGGTGTCACAGTTCCAATGATTTGCCAATCTGATTCCCGGATAACTTCTGCTTTGGAGCCATGTGCCCCTCTAAAGGATGCCCCAGGAGGAATTTCGGAATTGGAGGTCATTACAAGTTCAAGCAATGACTTTATCTATGTCGACTCTCCTGATATTGATGCAGATGAAAAAGACCACCATATGAAACTAGACCAGGCAAAGAATGCTCCAAGACTAGTTCCTGTAGATATATTTAGTGAGGTAAGCTCAGATATTAATGGGACCTTTCTGTCCAGAGATGAGAACGCGAAGAATCTTTCTAACTCAGATGAGGCGAAGGTTGCTTCGAAGCTGGCTCCCGGGGATTTAGTTGGTTCATTGAACTCAGATTCTACGCAGACCCTCTCCTCAATGGATAACAATGCTACTACTATGAATACAGAAGAACAGGATTCAGGAAATCTGTTTAATGAACCTCCTCATTTTCCAAGCTTAGAAATTccttttttaaactttgatcTCATAGCATCTGGCGATGATATGCAGCAAGCATATAGTCCCTTTGGGATTCGCCAACTACTGATGCATCCAATGAACTTTTCCTCACCACGCAGCTTACGGGAGTCACCAATTCATAAAAGTACTCAAAATGCTATGTTGAATAATGCTGCCAAGAGCTTCACATGTACGCCGACCATAATGAAAAAGAGATTGCATGAACCTTTGTCACAGGTTGAGGAGTCAAAGGGAGGCAAAGAACTTGAGAAGGACACAAATACAAGCGCATTTAGCTTGATCagtagtttttcttctctgGAATCAGTTTTAGACGAGAATGGGGCTTCCACAATGCCCATCTCGCCTACTGGGGAGCTATTTGATTCTCCATTTGACCAGAAAGTGAAATCGGAAGACTCCATTCCTGATAAAGCTAATATGGACCATGCTCTTGATGAGGAGAAAGAGAGGATTGTGAATTTGGCCATTAGAATGTCAGAGAAAGAGGCCGGAATCACTAATTCTCCAGAGAAGGTTAAGAAGGGTACCATGAGTCCTAAGTCCAAGATAAACGCTGATGCTACCGTTCTAATT CCTACAGGAGTGCTTGTTGAACGGAACATAGATGATCAGCTTATCTTTTCTCCTGATAGAGTCGGACATCAAACAACTAGAGCCTTGAGTATGGCAGTTTTAAGTCCCAAAGGCCAATATATTATAAAGTTGGACACTAAATCATACCGAGGTGGCAATTTAGAGCCATCATCTCCAAAAAATGGAAAGTATGCAACTCCAGCTACGTATACAGAATGCACACCATCAGTAAAGCATCTAGAAGGCACTAGTGGAAATGCTGGGAATGATACTGATATTCAAAGCTTTAGCAT TTCTAGGTTTGACGAGACTCCAGGTAGAAAGAGAAGAATTGTATCTCCATCCGCATGGAAGTCTCCTTTGTTCATAAATACTGCTCTCCCTGGACCAAGATTTGATATGGACCTGACATTTGAG GATCTGGCATACTTTTTGAGCCCTGGGATGAGAAGCTATGATGCCAGAGGGTTGATGAAGCTGAGCGAGGACACTTCTGCTGTATTTGAGAATGCCTGGGACGTTTTGACAAGTAATGATCCTGAAATGACCTCAAAGACAGTATTCTCCGACGACCAAAATTTATCTGGAGAGGACAATTGTTTTCTGCGTAACGAGCAGGAGAATATGCCTCCTGGAGTCTTG GGAGAACGACGCCATCTTGATTTCAATGGATGTGGGACGCCTGGAAAGAGCGCAGACAGAAAGAAATTTCCGGAGAACACAAACTCTACAAGCAATTCAAGCCCATCATCTTATCTGATGAAGAATTGTAGATAG
- the LOC132166720 gene encoding transcription factor MYB3R-4-like isoform X3: protein MKNVGTSGLSYRNFCLEDNAIKNHWNSSVKKRLSSYMASGLLEKFQGLPHVGKPRSSSVGMQQIQVDGVEEDETSQCSQGSIEVNCAQFDSGTANAMGNIRTEESDCGKGPNIEQYFLHEAETHGSKDCQFSSHESPNIFVDVSLESLELFGTSEHCKCVNESHDKDCIASQTSAATMENMHVSSEKMDHLLISESDLLEIAFPETGNTRRFFYGNVTEQSNNQDGVTVPMICQSDSRITSALEPCAPLKDAPGGISELEVITSSSNDFIYVDSPDIDADEKDHHMKLDQAKNAPRLVPVDIFSEVSSDINGTFLSRDENAKNLSNSDEAKVASKLAPGDLVGSLNSDSTQTLSSMDNNATTMNTEEQDSGNLFNEPPHFPSLEIPFLNFDLIASGDDMQQAYSPFGIRQLLMHPMNFSSPRSLRESPIHKSTQNAMLNNAAKSFTCTPTIMKKRLHEPLSQVEESKGGKELEKDTNTSAFSLISSFSSLESVLDENGASTMPISPTGELFDSPFDQKVKSEDSIPDKANMDHALDEEKERIVNLAIRMSEKEAGITNSPEKVKKGTMSPKSKINADATVLIPTGVLVERNIDDQLIFSPDRVGHQTTRALSMAVLSPKGQYIIKLDTKSYRGGNLEPSSPKNGKYATPATYTECTPSVKHLEGTSGNAGNDTDIQSFSISRFDETPGRKRRIVSPSAWKSPLFINTALPGPRFDMDLTFEDLAYFLSPGMRSYDARGLMKLSEDTSAVFENAWDVLTSNDPEMTSKTVFSDDQNLSGEDNCFLRNEQENMPPGVLGERRHLDFNGCGTPGKSADRKKFPENTNSTSNSSPSSYLMKNCR from the exons ATGAAAAATGTGGGAACAAGTGGGCTGAGTTACAGAAATTTTTGCCTGGAAG ACAATGCAATAAAAAATCACTGGAACAGCTCTGTGAAAAAGAGGTTGTCATCTTATATGGCTTCGGGATTGCTTGAAAAGTTTCAAGGTCTGCCTCATGTAGGAAAACCTAGGTCATCGTCAGTGGGGATGCAACAGATACAAGTGGATGgggttgaagaagatgaaactTCACAATGTAGTCAAGGATCAATAGAGGTCAATTGCGCCCAATTTGATTCAGGAACAGCAAATGCAATGGGAAATATTAGGACTGAGGAATCTGATTGTGGAAAGGGGCCCAATATTGAGCAATATTTTTTACATGAGGCTGAAACTCATGGAAGTAAGGATTGCCAGTTTAGTTCCCATGAATCGCCCAACATCTTTGTGGATGTATCACTGGAATCATTAGAATTGTTTGGAACATCTGAACACTGTAAATGTGTAAATGAAAGCCATGACAAAGACTGTATTGCGTCACAGACCTCTGCTGCTACAATGGAAAACATGCATGTTTCTTCTGAAAAAATGGATCACTTATTGATATCTGAGAGTGATTTACTTGAGATTGCATTTCCAGAGACGGGGAATACTAGAAGATTTTTTTATGGGAATGTGACAGAACAATCAAATAACCAGGATGGTGTCACAGTTCCAATGATTTGCCAATCTGATTCCCGGATAACTTCTGCTTTGGAGCCATGTGCCCCTCTAAAGGATGCCCCAGGAGGAATTTCGGAATTGGAGGTCATTACAAGTTCAAGCAATGACTTTATCTATGTCGACTCTCCTGATATTGATGCAGATGAAAAAGACCACCATATGAAACTAGACCAGGCAAAGAATGCTCCAAGACTAGTTCCTGTAGATATATTTAGTGAGGTAAGCTCAGATATTAATGGGACCTTTCTGTCCAGAGATGAGAACGCGAAGAATCTTTCTAACTCAGATGAGGCGAAGGTTGCTTCGAAGCTGGCTCCCGGGGATTTAGTTGGTTCATTGAACTCAGATTCTACGCAGACCCTCTCCTCAATGGATAACAATGCTACTACTATGAATACAGAAGAACAGGATTCAGGAAATCTGTTTAATGAACCTCCTCATTTTCCAAGCTTAGAAATTccttttttaaactttgatcTCATAGCATCTGGCGATGATATGCAGCAAGCATATAGTCCCTTTGGGATTCGCCAACTACTGATGCATCCAATGAACTTTTCCTCACCACGCAGCTTACGGGAGTCACCAATTCATAAAAGTACTCAAAATGCTATGTTGAATAATGCTGCCAAGAGCTTCACATGTACGCCGACCATAATGAAAAAGAGATTGCATGAACCTTTGTCACAGGTTGAGGAGTCAAAGGGAGGCAAAGAACTTGAGAAGGACACAAATACAAGCGCATTTAGCTTGATCagtagtttttcttctctgGAATCAGTTTTAGACGAGAATGGGGCTTCCACAATGCCCATCTCGCCTACTGGGGAGCTATTTGATTCTCCATTTGACCAGAAAGTGAAATCGGAAGACTCCATTCCTGATAAAGCTAATATGGACCATGCTCTTGATGAGGAGAAAGAGAGGATTGTGAATTTGGCCATTAGAATGTCAGAGAAAGAGGCCGGAATCACTAATTCTCCAGAGAAGGTTAAGAAGGGTACCATGAGTCCTAAGTCCAAGATAAACGCTGATGCTACCGTTCTAATT CCTACAGGAGTGCTTGTTGAACGGAACATAGATGATCAGCTTATCTTTTCTCCTGATAGAGTCGGACATCAAACAACTAGAGCCTTGAGTATGGCAGTTTTAAGTCCCAAAGGCCAATATATTATAAAGTTGGACACTAAATCATACCGAGGTGGCAATTTAGAGCCATCATCTCCAAAAAATGGAAAGTATGCAACTCCAGCTACGTATACAGAATGCACACCATCAGTAAAGCATCTAGAAGGCACTAGTGGAAATGCTGGGAATGATACTGATATTCAAAGCTTTAGCAT TTCTAGGTTTGACGAGACTCCAGGTAGAAAGAGAAGAATTGTATCTCCATCCGCATGGAAGTCTCCTTTGTTCATAAATACTGCTCTCCCTGGACCAAGATTTGATATGGACCTGACATTTGAG GATCTGGCATACTTTTTGAGCCCTGGGATGAGAAGCTATGATGCCAGAGGGTTGATGAAGCTGAGCGAGGACACTTCTGCTGTATTTGAGAATGCCTGGGACGTTTTGACAAGTAATGATCCTGAAATGACCTCAAAGACAGTATTCTCCGACGACCAAAATTTATCTGGAGAGGACAATTGTTTTCTGCGTAACGAGCAGGAGAATATGCCTCCTGGAGTCTTG GGAGAACGACGCCATCTTGATTTCAATGGATGTGGGACGCCTGGAAAGAGCGCAGACAGAAAGAAATTTCCGGAGAACACAAACTCTACAAGCAATTCAAGCCCATCATCTTATCTGATGAAGAATTGTAGATAG
- the LOC132166226 gene encoding receptor-like protein kinase HSL1, with product MTKTSLKYIQFCCYTILFLLLLIHANSQVNVEEQAVLLNLKQHWQNPQYLSHWTSSNSSHCIWPEIICSTDGSVTGIFVSLMEITGTVPPFICDLNNLTTLDLSHNHMNEFPRALYNCSKLQYLYLSQNSFVGKVPDDIHLMSRLRELNIADNRFSGTIPASIGRLTELRMLSLTACQFDGSFPSEIGNLSNLERLELAYMKIMPARLPSEFTKLKKLKYLNVASSNLVGEIPDMIGEMVALEHLDLSMNNLNRNVPDSIGRLPRLVNFILFDNNLSGTLPPDLGRYSMLEEFQVSSNWLTGQLPQHLCDNGMLVNVVAFDNNLSGQLPKALGSCNNLGSLIVRNNQLSGSLPSNILSWKWLTILDLSRNSFSGQIPEEFGLLPYLNHLNLAENRLSGQIPLQLGRLAGSFVNLSSNHLTGRIPSGFLDGAYVRSFLNNPDLCANSSSVNIDKCNSKSSKIPVRFLVLIICSVIATLLLPVFFVIRVFVRRKHGLDLTWELTSFQRLNFTESHILSGLTDNNAIGSGGSGKVYRVAINPSREIVAVKKIWNNKRLEQNLEKEFLAEVKILSSIRHFNIVSLLCCISSDNSKLLVYEYLENLSLDLWLNRKSRVSTVPGSVQHVILNWPKRLQIAVGAARGLSYMHHDCSPPIVHRDVKSSNILLDSEFNAKIADLGLAKMLIKEGQSATMSAVAGSFGYIAPEYAYTTRVNEKSDVYSFGVILLELTTGRKACDGGDEHTSLAEWAWRYFQEGSPIVDALDEEVKELCYLNGMCCVFQLGIICTGTLPSTRPTMKDVLKILLRWNQTLTYGEQNTASDQYDANSNREIVLENNDATFTSTV from the exons ATGACGAAAACATCACTAAAATACATCCAATTTTGTTGCTACACAATCCTTTTCCTCCTCCTCTTGATCCATGCAAACTCTCAGGTAAATGTTGAAGAGCAAGCGGTCCTACTGAACCTGAAGCAACACTGGCAAAACCCACAGTATCTCAGCCACTGGACCTCATCAAACTCCTCCCATTGTATCTGGCCAGAGATCATTTGCAGTACCGATGGCTCAGTCACCGGAATATTCGTCTCACTCATGGAGATCACCGGAACAGTCCCACCCTTCATCTGTGACCTCAACAACCTTACAACCCTTGACCTTTCACACAACCACATGAACGAGTTCCCGAGAGCTCTCTACAACTGCTCAAAACTCCAGTACCTCTACCTCTCGCAGAACAGCTTCGTTGGCAAAGTACCTGATGATATTCACCTTATGTCTCGCCTTCGTGAGCTCAACATTGCAGACAACAGGTTCTCTGGAACAATCCCAGCATCTATCGGGCGGTTAACAGAGCTGAGGATGCTTTCGCTTACCGCGTGTCAGTTTGACGGTTCTTTCCCGTCAGAAATTGGCAACTTGTCCAATCTTGAACGTCTAGAATTGGCCTACATGAAAATCATGCCAGCAAGGTTGCCTTCGGAGTTCACAAAGTTGAAGAAACTCAAGTATCTTAATGTGGCAAGCTCGAATTTGGTAGGAGAAATCCCAGACATGATTGGAGAAATGGTTGCACTAGAGCATTTGGATTTGTCAATGAACAATCTGAACAGGAATGTCCCAGATAGCATAGGTCGTCTTCCAAGGttggtaaattttattttgtttgacaACAATTTATCAGGTACTCTACCTCCGGACCTTGGGAGGTATTCTATGCTTGAAGAGTTTCAAGTGTCGTCCAATTGGCTTACTGGCCAGCTGCCACAACACTTATGTGATAATGGAATGTTGGTAAATGTGGTAGCTTTCGACAACAACCTCAGTGGTCAACTGCCCAAGGCCCTTGGAAGTTGCAATAATTTGGGAAGTCTTATAGTTCGGAATAATCAACTCTCAGGCTCCCTTCCTTCAAACATTCTATCATGGAAATGGCTAACTATTCTAGACCTTAGTCGAAATTCATTCTCTGGACAAATTCCAGAGGAATTTGGTTTATTACCGTACCTCAATCATTTGAACTTGGCAGAAAACCGACTGTCTGGACAAATTCCATTGCAACTTGGCCGCCTAGCTGGATCTTTTGTCAATCTCTCTTCCAATCATTTAACTGGGAGGATCCCATCTGGATTCCTTGATGGTGCGTATGTAAGAAGCTTCTTGAACAATCCTGATCTCTGTGCTAATAGCTCATCAGTAAACATTGacaaatgcaattccaaatcAAGCAAAATTCCGGTTCGATTTCTTGTTTTGATAATATGTTCGGTGATAGCAACACTTCTACTACCTGTATTCTTCGTGATCAGAGTTTTCGTGAGAAGAAAGCATGGATTGGATTTGACGTGGGAGCTCACCTCATTCCAAAGGCTAAATTTCACAGAATCTCACATTTTGTCTGGACTGACAGATAATAATGCGATTGGTAGTGGTGGTTCGGGCAAGGTATATCGTGTTGCTATTAATCCTTCACGTGAAATTGTTGCTGTGAAGAAGATTTGGAATAACAAAAGGCTAGAACAAAATCttgaaaaagaatttcttgCAGAAGTCAAAATACTGAGTTCAATTCGACATTTCAACATAGTGAGCTTGCTCTGCTGTATCTCTAGTGATAATTCAAAACTTCTTGTCTACGAGTATTTGGAAAATCTTAGCTTGGATCTATGGCTGAATAGGAAGAGTAGAGTATCAACTGTCCCAGGTTCAGTCCAGCATGTCATCTTGAACTGGCCTAAGAGGTTGCAGATAGCAGTTGGGGCTGCTCGGGGCCTCTCCTATATGCACCATGACTGCTCACCACCCATTGTTCATCGAGATGTGAAGTCAAGCAACATCCTTTTAGATTCTGAGTTTAATGCAAAAATTGCTGATTTGGGTCTAGCCAAGATGTTGATAAAGGAGGGACAATCTGCTACAATGTCAGCTGTGGCTGGCTCTTTCGGCTATATAGCTCCAG AGTATGCTTACACGACACGAGTCAATGAGAAGAGTGACGTTTATAGCTTTGGGGTTATCCTTCTAGAGCTTACAACTGGAAGAAAAGCTTGTGATGGCGGTGATGAACACACGTCACTTGCTGAATGGGCATGGCGATACTTTCAAGAAGGCAGTCCTATAGTTGATGCCTTGGATGAGGAGGTGAAGGAACTCTGTTACTTGAATGGAATGTGCTGTGTTTTCCAACTTGGAATCATTTGTACAGGTACACTGCCTTCTACCAGGCCGACCATgaaagatgttttgaagattttGCTCCGATGGAACCAAACACTCACTTATGGAGAGCAGAATACTGCAAGTGATCAGTACGATGCGAATTCAAATCGTGAGATTGTATTAGAAAATAATGATGCAACTTTTACGTCCACTGTTTGA